In Candidatus Korarchaeota archaeon NZ13-K, a single genomic region encodes these proteins:
- a CDS encoding GMP synthase (glutamine-hydrolyzing) yields VRVVESEDAMTADWFELDREALEELSKRISAIPQVSMVTYAITTKPPSTIEPC; encoded by the coding sequence CCGTGAGGGTGGTGGAGAGCGAGGATGCCATGACGGCCGACTGGTTCGAGCTGGATCGGGAGGCTCTGGAAGAGCTCTCCAAGAGGATCTCAGCCATTCCCCAAGTGTCTATGGTAACGTATGCGATAACAACGAAGCCCCCAAGCACTATAGAACCCTGCTAG